A region of the Pseudonocardia cypriaca genome:
GTTGGCGGCCGCCGGTTCGGGCTTGCGCACCTCGTGGCCGTTGCGGTCCTCGCCATCCCGACGCCCACGGCCGCCGCGGGTCCGGCGCGTCTCGCGTTCGGGCCGCTCGAACCGTTCCGAACGGGGCGCGCTGCTGCTCACGACCGGCTCGGCGTTGACGATCACGCCGCGCCCGCGGCAGTGCTCGCACGGGGTGGAGAAGTGCTCCAGCAACCCGCCGCCAACGCGCTTGCGGGTCATCTGGACGAGCCCGAGCGAGGTGACCTCGGCCACCTGGTGGCGGGTGCGGTCGCGGGCGAGGCACTCGGTGAGCCTGCGCAGCACGAGGTCACGGTTGGCCTCGAGCACCATGTCGATGAAGTCGATGACGATGATGCCGCCGATGTCGCGCAGCCGCAGCTGGCGCACGATCTCCTCGGCCGCCTCGAGGTTGTTGCGGGTGACCGTCTCCTCGAGGTTGCCGCCGGAGCCGGTGAACTTGCCGGTGTTGACGTCGATGACCGTCATGGCCTCGGTGCGGTCGATCACCAGCGTGCCACCCGAGGGCAGCCACACCTTGCGGTCGAGCGCCTTGAGCAGCTGGTCGTCGATCCGGTACTCGGCGAACACGTCGTTCGGCCCCACGTGGCGGTGCAGTCGGTCGGCGAGCTCCGGCGCGACGTGCCCGACGTAGTTGGACAGGGTGTCCCACGCGTCGTCGCCCTCGACGACGAGGCGGGAGAAGTCCTCGTTGAACTGGTCGCGCACGACCTTGATGAGCAGGTCCGGCTCCTCGTAGAGCAGCACCGGGGCCTTGGGCTTGTTGGGGCCCGTGGCCTCGGCCTTGCCCTTCACGACCTCCCACTGCGCCTGCAGCCGGCGGACGTCGCGCTCGAGGGCCTCCTGGCTCACACCCTCGGAAGCGGTGCGGATGATCACCCCGGCCTCGCTGGGGACGATCTCCTTGAGCATGTCCTTGAGCCGCTTGCGCTCGACGTCGGGCAGCTTGCGGCTGATCCCGGCGGCGCCACCGCTCGGCACGTAGACGAGGAACCGCCCGGCCAGGCTGATCTGGGTGGTGAGACGGGCGCCCTTGTGGCCGATCGGGTCCTTCGTGACCTGGACGAGCACGCTGTCGCCGCTGGAGAGCGCCTGCTCGATGCGGCGCTGCTTGCCGCCGAGGCCTGCGGCGTCCCAGTCGACCTCGCCCGCGTACAGGACCGCGTTGCGGCCCCGGCCGATGTCGACGAACGCGGCCTCCATGCTGGGCAGCACGTTCTGCACGCGACCGAGGTAGATGTTGCCGACCAGCGACTTCCCGGTGGCGCTGTCGCGGCCGCCGGTGGTGTTCACGAAGTGCTCGACGAGGACGTCGTCCTCTAGCACCGCGATCTCGACGCGGTCGCCGCGCTCCCGCACGACCATCGCGCGGTCCACCGACTCGCGGCGGGCGAGGAACTCGGCCTCCGACAGGATCGGAGCCCGTCGCCGCCCGGCGTCACGCCCGTCGCGGCGGCGCTGGCGCTTCGCCTCCAGCCGCGTGGAGCCGCGGACGCTCTGCACGCCGTCGCCCTCTTCGTCGCGCACCTCGCGCGGCGTCCGGACCTTGGTGACCGTGTTGGGCGGATCGGCCTCGTCGCCGGCCTCCGCCGCGTCGTCGCCGGAACCGCGGCGGCGACGCCTGCGCCTGCGCCTGCGCGAGGTGGCCGACTCGCCGTCGTCCTCCTCAGGGGCCGCCTCGTCCTGCTCCGCGTCCTCGGAGTCGTCCGAGTCGGTGTCGGCCTCGCCGGACTCGTCCTCGGTGTCGCCGTCGTCGGAGTCGCCGTTGTCGTCGCCGGTCTCGTCGTCGGTGCCGTCGGCACCCCGGCCCCGGCCCCGACCGCGACGGCCGCGGCGCCTGCGCCTGCGACCGGTGGTCTCGTCGGTGTCGTCCTCGTCCTCGGCGCCGGAGGGAGCGGCGTCGGCGGCGGGCTCGGTGACCTCGGGGGTCTCGGCGGGCGCCGCCGCGGCGGGACGCTCGGCCGGTTCGGGCTCGGGGCGGCGGCTGGGCCGGGTGGGAGCCTGGAACAGGGGGGTGGGCGGTGCGAACACCGGCGCCAGTGGGGCGCCCGGCTCGGCGAGCGGCTCACTCGTGTCCTGCTCGCCCGCGTCCTGCGCGGGTGCCTGCTCCTGCTCGGAGCCGAGCTTGGCGGCCACCTGCTCGGCCACGTTCTTCTCGACGCTCGACTGGGCACTGCGCACGTCGACGCCAAGCGAAGCCAGCGCCGCGAGGACCTCGCGGCTGGTACGTGCGAGCCTTCTGGCGAGCGCGTGCACCCGCATCCTTTCCGGCAGGTCATCCAGGGCGGGTACGGTGACGGGCCCGCCGGATGCACCGGCGGGCGATTCGATATTCGACATCCAGCTCCTCCGCCCCCGGGCGCCTCCGGTTCGGAGGCGGCCGCGCAGGGGCCACGTGCAGTTCTTCTCGCCGCGCTGCGCGACGAGCAATCCTCTGGTCTCGCTCCGCCCGGGGAGGGCGGCACTCCTCGACGACGAGCCGATCCCAGGATCAGGCCCGGGTGGTGACCCGGTCTTCAGCCGAGAGGATCGGCCAGGTCGCCTCGAGTGTCGAGCAGTCCCTGAGCCGTCCGGGTCGCCCTGGCGGGCGATGGCGACCTGAGGCCTGCGACAACATCGAGTGCACCCAACACGTCATCGGGTCGAACGGCGGGTGTCGTCTGCCGCACGACCGCCGTCAGTATCGCACAGACTCCCGCCCGATCGGGGGGTATCGCGGCCGAGCCACCCGACGGTGCTGCTCCGTCCGGGGCCGGATCCTGCACGTCCGCCCGTACGAGCGCGGCCCGCACGTCGATCTTGCGACGCCCCGACGGTGTGACGCGTTCGACGACCACCGACTCGCGCTCCAGCAGCGCGGACAGGGCAGCCCGCAGCTCGGCGGGCTCGACGCCGGGCAGCTCGACCCGCCAACTGCTCGCCTCGATCCGGTCAGCCAGGGACGCGCCCTCCGCGACCGCGGCCGCGAGCACGTCCAGACCGTCGGGCAGGGCAGCGTCCAGGGCAGCCACGAGCTCCGCGGGATCGACCGGGCGCGTCAGGCCGATCTCCACGTACTCCGCCTCGCTCGCCGTGCCCGTCGGCGCCGCCCCGATCCACGACAGCCGCGGGTGCGGGCTGAACCCGTGCGAATGCGCCACCGGCACACCCGCCCGCCGCACGGCCCGCTCGAAGCTGCGCGCCACGTCGCGGTGGGAGAGGAACCGCAGCCGCCCCCGCTTGGCGAAGCGCAGCCGCACCCGCTGGACGGTGGGCGGGGCAGGGTTGGCGGCCTCCCCGGGACGGACACGTGCCATGGCGGGGAGTGTAGGAGGCGAGCTCCGAGGTTCAGGAAAGCCACGTTCCGGGCGATGCAGGACTGGAATGTGGCTTTCCTGAACCTCGGCCGGGGGCACCGGCCGCGATGCGACGGGCCTGAGCGGCGGCGCGATAGAGGGTGCACGGCCATTGCCGCGCGATGCCCACCTGCGAGCGGCAGCCGCGGCAGCGGCCGTCCCGGCCGCTGACGTGCAGCTGCAGCAACGCGGACCACACCTCGGGCATCGCGGCCAGCTCGACCGCGAAGGGCCAGTCCGGCTGCGCTTCCTCGTCCTCGCTCACCCGTCGAGCATCGGATCGCCAAGATCGGAACAACACCCTGTCGCACGGCGATCTCGCAGCGTGACTCCCCCTCCGCCGGGGGAAGTACCCTCACCGCATGGTGGCGCGCTCGGCTCGGGCCCGCGAGCAGCTCGCACTGGCCGCATCGCTGCGCGACGCGGGACGCTCCTGGACCGAGATCGCCGCCGCCCTCCGCGACCGGTACGACTGGACGCCAGGATCGCGATGCGGGTCGCGCACGGGTGGACCCAGGCCGAGGTGGCGCAGCAGTGGAACAGCCGATGGCCCGACGAGCCCAAGACGTTCAAGAACATCTCCTACTGGGAGAACTGGCCGAGCCCCACGGGCCACACGCCCTCGCTGCACGTGCTCGACCGGCTCGCCCAGCTCTACGAATGCGACGTCGCGGACCTGCTCGTGGGGTGGGGTGAGCACAGCACCGCCCGCACCCCTGCCGAGACCGAACCCGAGACCCGCGCCTGGCAGGTCGGCCACCTCGACCTGTACCAGCTCACGCGCGCGGTCGACTCGTGGGCGGCCCGGCTCCCGGGCGACCAGCGACGCGCGCTGCTGCTCAAGCTGAGCACCGCAGCCGCGGTTGCGGCCGGCCGATCCAGCTCGGCTCCGCCGAAGGCACTCGGCCGCGGGCCGGCGCCTGCTGAGCTCGCCGGCTCGTGGGACAGCCGGTACACCTTCCTCAGCACGGGCCGGGGGACGGAGTTCGAGGGCACCCACCGCGTCGTCCTGCGGCTAGAGAACGCCAGGCTCGTGGGGAGCAGCGACCCGACGTCGACGGGAACCCTCGAGCTCGAACTGGTTTCGACGGTCTCCTCGTCACCGGCAACTGGACCGAGCGCACCGCGCCGGACGGCTACTACCGAGGCGCCGTGTACCACGGAATCGTCCAGTTCGTGCTCGACCCCACGGGCCGTTCCATGATCGGCCGCTGGCTCGGGCCAGACCGCCACTTCGCGATCGACTCCGGTCGCTGGGAGCTTCACCGCGCCGAATGACCGACCCGGGGACGAAGATCCGAAGTATCGGTTGCCCACGGCTGCCGCGACGACCATGAACAATCGCTACGGCGGATCATGGAACCGGAAGGGCCCTGGCTCCGTCTGTGCCGGGCATGTCGCTCGATCTCACCCGCCCGTTCCGGGGCTCCGCCGCCACCACCGCCGCGCTCCTGTCCCAGGGACAGCTGCGCGGGCCGCGCTTCCGGCGGCTGTTTCCCGACGTGTACGCCCCCGCCCACCTCGAACCGAACCTCGCGCTGCGGTCCGCCGCCGCGGCGGTGTGTTGGTGGAGGGGCGCGGCGTGCCTCGCGGGCTACTCGGCCGCGGAGCTGCTCGGCGCGTCCTGCGGGCCCGCGGACGCGCCCGCCGAGGTGTTGCTGCTGCGCCGGGGCCGTCAGTCATACCGCTGCCCCGGCCTGCGGGTGCATCGCGACCTCGTCGATCCCACCGAGATCACCGAGGTGGGGCCGTGCCGCGTGACCAGTCCCGTCCGCACCGCGTTCGACCTCGTCCGCTGGGTACCGACACTCCGCGAGAAGGTCGTGGCGGTCGACGCCATCGCTTTCACCTGCAAGATCGACCCCGTAGACCTCCTCCACCTCCGCATGCAGCACTGGGGCGCCCGAGGCTCCCGGCACATCGTCCCGGTGCTGGGGCTCTGCGACGCCAGGACCGAGTCGCCGATGGAGACCCGCATCCGGATGGCGCTGCACGAGCACGGGCTACCCGCTCCGCACGTCCAGTTCGAGGTCGAGGCCGGCGGACGGGCGCGCCGGCTCGACCTGGCCTACCCCTCGGTCAAGGTCGCGATCGAGTACGACGGCCGGGACCACCGCGAGCAGGAGCAGGCGCACAAGGACCTCGTGCGCGAGGCCGCCCTCGTCCGGCTCGGCTGGACGATCCTGCGCTGCGGTTCGACGCCCACACGGTCCACTGCCACCCGGCTCGCATCGCCGAGACCGTCGCGTACGAGCTGCGCCGCCGCGGCTACGTCGCCGCGTGATCGGTCCCCAGCGTCCGCCTGATCACCTCCGCCCCGCGGTCCATCGCCGCCTGGAACCCGGGGCCGAGCTCGTCGGGGCGCAGGTCGCGGGTCCAGACGAACCGGCAGCCGCCGTCCTCGGGGACGACCTGCATCTGGGCGACGTCCCGGTCGGGACGGACGCTGCCGCCGACCACGGAGTAGGTGATCCGCCGCTCGCCCTCGTCGACCGCGACGAGCCGCTCGTGCACGACCGACCCGTCGGCGAACGTGACGACCCGGGTGTCCGCGTCGGCCTCGCAGCCGACCACGAAGCCCGGCGCCATGCGCAGCGGGCCCGCCTCGAAGTCGCCGATCACGTCCCAGACGTCGGCGGGGGTCGCGGCGATCGAGATCTCGGTACGCAGGAGTGCCATGCCCCGAGCCTGGCGCCCTCCGGGCTCGCGGTCTTGACGATCCTTGCGCCGCTGTCGGACCCCGTGCGTACCGTCCGGACGTGCTCTCGGTCACCCAGGTCGCCGCCCGGCCCGACCTCACCGTGGGCACGGTGGTCTGCCGGGAGCACCACCGCGGCTGGTCCGACGCCGAGGTGCCGGGCGAGCCCCGCCTCGTGCTCGTCCGCTCGGGCCGGTTCCGCCGGACGGGCGCGCAGGGTCCCGTCGACATCGACCCGACGCTCGGCTACCTCTCGCGGCCCGGGGTGGAGGAGCGCTTCGCCCACCCGGCGGGCGGCGACGTCTGCACGTCGATCGCGATCGCGCCCGCGCGGTGGGTGCTGCTGTGCCGCGCGCCCGCCCGCGATGACTTCTACGTCGACGCCCGCGTCGACCTCGCCCACCGGCGGCTCCTCGCCACTGGGAGCGATCCGGACTACGCGCTCGTCGAGCGGCTGCTCGCCCTGCTCGCCGCGACCGTCGGTCTACTACCGGCCGGGTCGGCAGGGGATCGGGCGCTCGTCGCGGCGACTCGGGAGGCGATCCTCGCCGACGAACCCGCCGCCAGGGGCCTGTTCCCCCTCGCCGACCACCTCGGGGTCTCGCCGTACCGGCTGAGCCGCGCGTTCCCGCGCGAGATCGGCGTCTCGGTCACCCGCTACCGCAACCGCGTGCGCGTCGGGCGTGCACTCGAGCGCCTGGAGCAGGGCGAGCACCGCCTCGCCCTGCTGGCCGCCGACCTCGGCTTCGCCGACCAGGCCCACCTCACGCGCACGGTCCGCGAGCACACCGGGCACACGCCCGGTGTGCTCCGTCAGACCGCTTCAGCCGCTGCCAGGAGCGGGTTGCGGTAGGTGTGCGTCGCGTTGAGCCGGCTCATCAGGTACGGCCCGGCCTCCTGCGGCTCGTACCTCGCCTCCTCCCCCGGTTCCAGGCAGGAGCCGAGGCAGCTGATCTCGGCGTGGAACGGCGGGGTGACGAAGAGCGGGATCGAGTACCGGTCGGTCTGCGGCGGGTTGACCACGCGGTGCGGGTTGGAGACCCAGCGGTCGTTGGTCCAGATCGCCATCAGGTCGCCGATGTTGACGACGAGCAGGTCGTCGGGGATGCCGACGTTGATCCAGCTGCCGTCGCGCTTCATCACCTGCAGCCCGCCCACGCCGTCGTCGGCGAGCAGGGTGACGGTGCCGT
Encoded here:
- a CDS encoding TIGR03936 family radical SAM-associated protein → MARVRPGEAANPAPPTVQRVRLRFAKRGRLRFLSHRDVARSFERAVRRAGVPVAHSHGFSPHPRLSWIGAAPTGTASEAEYVEIGLTRPVDPAELVAALDAALPDGLDVLAAAVAEGASLADRIEASSWRVELPGVEPAELRAALSALLERESVVVERVTPSGRRKIDVRAALVRADVQDPAPDGAAPSGGSAAIPPDRAGVCAILTAVVRQTTPAVRPDDVLGALDVVAGLRSPSPARATRTAQGLLDTRGDLADPLG
- a CDS encoding endonuclease domain-containing protein; this translates as MSLDLTRPFRGSAATTAALLSQGQLRGPRFRRLFPDVYAPAHLEPNLALRSAAAAVCWWRGAACLAGYSAAELLGASCGPADAPAEVLLLRRGRQSYRCPGLRVHRDLVDPTEITEVGPCRVTSPVRTAFDLVRWVPTLREKVVAVDAIAFTCKIDPVDLLHLRMQHWGARGSRHIVPVLGLCDARTESPMETRIRMALHEHGLPAPHVQFEVEAGGRARRLDLAYPSVKVAIEYDGRDHREQEQAHKDLVREAALVRLGWTILRCGSTPTRSTATRLASPRPSRTSCAAAATSPRDRSPASA
- a CDS encoding translation initiation factor IF-2 N-terminal domain-containing protein — encoded protein: MSNIESPAGASGGPVTVPALDDLPERMRVHALARRLARTSREVLAALASLGVDVRSAQSSVEKNVAEQVAAKLGSEQEQAPAQDAGEQDTSEPLAEPGAPLAPVFAPPTPLFQAPTRPSRRPEPEPAERPAAAAPAETPEVTEPAADAAPSGAEDEDDTDETTGRRRRRRGRRGRGRGRGADGTDDETGDDNGDSDDGDTEDESGEADTDSDDSEDAEQDEAAPEEDDGESATSRRRRRRRRRRGSGDDAAEAGDEADPPNTVTKVRTPREVRDEEGDGVQSVRGSTRLEAKRQRRRDGRDAGRRRAPILSEAEFLARRESVDRAMVVRERGDRVEIAVLEDDVLVEHFVNTTGGRDSATGKSLVGNIYLGRVQNVLPSMEAAFVDIGRGRNAVLYAGEVDWDAAGLGGKQRRIEQALSSGDSVLVQVTKDPIGHKGARLTTQISLAGRFLVYVPSGGAAGISRKLPDVERKRLKDMLKEIVPSEAGVIIRTASEGVSQEALERDVRRLQAQWEVVKGKAEATGPNKPKAPVLLYEEPDLLIKVVRDQFNEDFSRLVVEGDDAWDTLSNYVGHVAPELADRLHRHVGPNDVFAEYRIDDQLLKALDRKVWLPSGGTLVIDRTEAMTVIDVNTGKFTGSGGNLEETVTRNNLEAAEEIVRQLRLRDIGGIIVIDFIDMVLEANRDLVLRRLTECLARDRTRHQVAEVTSLGLVQMTRKRVGGGLLEHFSTPCEHCRGRGVIVNAEPVVSSSAPRSERFERPERETRRTRGGRGRRDGEDRNGHEVRKPEPAAANGNGIRNGSHAEPAAAEPAAADAAVDVGAPAPVVTPAVLDPTPAPTAEPATPTGRRVRRSARRGVVETSPAAGPVDVAAEAVEEVVVERTVAPAAQDRPEAEPAVTETPAGEAPTAAPAVLPDIPEQQAVEPEGRARRRRGRVTRTAGAPTATAGDAPAAAVLTMPSASESPSETSAAPAPVAVPPQPEPAPATRPRRTRRAASRPAGPPVAEAGGDPA
- a CDS encoding helix-turn-helix transcriptional regulator, producing the protein MRVAHGWTQAEVAQQWNSRWPDEPKTFKNISYWENWPSPTGHTPSLHVLDRLAQLYECDVADLLVGWGEHSTARTPAETEPETRAWQVGHLDLYQLTRAVDSWAARLPGDQRRALLLKLSTAAAVAAGRSSSAPPKALGRGPAPAELAGSWDSRYTFLSTGRGTEFEGTHRVVLRLENARLVGSSDPTSTGTLELELVSTVSSSPATGPSAPRRTATTEAPCTTESSSSCSTPRAVP
- a CDS encoding SRPBCC family protein, which gives rise to MALLRTEISIAATPADVWDVIGDFEAGPLRMAPGFVVGCEADADTRVVTFADGSVVHERLVAVDEGERRITYSVVGGSVRPDRDVAQMQVVPEDGGCRFVWTRDLRPDELGPGFQAAMDRGAEVIRRTLGTDHAAT
- a CDS encoding helix-turn-helix domain-containing protein; this translates as MLSVTQVAARPDLTVGTVVCREHHRGWSDAEVPGEPRLVLVRSGRFRRTGAQGPVDIDPTLGYLSRPGVEERFAHPAGGDVCTSIAIAPARWVLLCRAPARDDFYVDARVDLAHRRLLATGSDPDYALVERLLALLAATVGLLPAGSAGDRALVAATREAILADEPAARGLFPLADHLGVSPYRLSRAFPREIGVSVTRYRNRVRVGRALERLEQGEHRLALLAADLGFADQAHLTRTVREHTGHTPGVLRQTASAAARSGLR